The DNA sequence CGGGTATCGATATTATTGTGAATACACTCGAAACCGACAAGGCCAGTTCCAAGGATGATGCGGTAAAAAGGATATATCTGCGCTTGCGAAACATCGTACCGCATTCGCTGGAAGTTGCGGAAAATATGATTGCGGCGATGCTGTTTGATCCGCGGCGATTTGACCTGGGCCGGGTCGGGCGTCTCAAGCTGAATCAGCGGCTCTGGCTCAGGACCAGTCCGAATCAGACTGCGCTTGATATCAATGATATCTTTTCAATTATTGACCGAATCCTGCGAATCGCGGCAGAAGCGCAGCTGGCAGTACTCAAGATCGAATGCAAAGACAGGCATGATGTAGATACGATTGTCAATCTATTGACAGAGAGTGGCGCTGCTCCTGATAAATACGAGTTTTTTGATCGTAATCGCATAGTGGAACTGTGGTTTAAATCTGAGGATTTGGGAAAGCTGGCGCGCGAGATTTTACATCGGGCGGGCTACAAATCAGATTTGCAGATGTTCCGATACGGGCTGGATGATGTTGATCATCTGGGCAGCAGGCGGGTAAGAAGAGTCGGGGAGCTGCTGGAGAACCAGTTCCGGCTCGCATTGACCCAGCTTGCTCAAAATGTCCGGGAAAGGGCAGCGTTTGTTGACGATGCGCAGCTGGTGCCTCAGGAGTTGGTGAATACTCGGGTAGTTGCAAATGCGGTCATGCAGTTTTTTACCCAGAGCCAGCTGTGTCAGTTTATGGAGCAGACCAACCCGCTTGCTGAGTTGACGCATAAGCGGCGGGTTTCGACTCTTGGTCCCGGAGGATTAACCAAGGAGACGGCCGGCTTTGAAGTCCGCGATGTGCATTATTCTCATTACGGCCGGCTCTGTCCGATTGAAACTCCTGAAGGTCCGAATATCGGTTTAATTGCCACGGTTGCCACTTACGCCCGTATTGATCCTTACGGATTTATTAGTACTCCTTACTGGCAGGTAAAGGATGGCAGGGTGATCATGGGGAAGGGAAAGGAGGTTTACCTAACGCCTGATGAGGAGGACCGTTATACTATTGCTCAAGCGACCTCGGAACTCCTTCCCGATGGCAGTTTTGCCAAATCGGAGGTTATCTGTCGTCGACGGGGCGATGTAGTGGTAGTCCCGGTGGAAGAAGTTGATTTTATAGATGTTTCTCCGAAGCAGCTGTTTGCTCCTTCAACAGTTATGATTCCGTTTCTGGAGCATGACGATGCTGACCGGGCATTAATGGGTGCCAACATGCAGCGGCAGGCGGTTCCGCTCCTCGTGCCTCAGAAACCATTAGTGGCTACCGGAGTTGAAGAGAAATTTGCGACTGAATCGGGTGCAGTGGTTATTGCTCAGGAGGATGGAATTGTTACAAAAGTTGATGCCAGACGGATCATTGTTCGCACTGAAAAGGGGCTGGTAGAACACCGGTTGATAAAATACCGGAAATCCAATCAGTATACCTGTCTGAACCAGCGGCCGGTAGTCCGGGTTGGTGATGAGGTGAAAAAAGGAGATCTGCTCGCCGACGGACCGGCGACAGATGAGGGCCAGCTGGCGCTGGGGAGGAATGTGCTGGTGGCGTTTGTGCCCTGGCGGGGATATAATTACGAAGATGCGATTATCGTTTCCGAAGATTTATTAAAAGAAGACGCGTTTACATCTATTCAGATTCTGGAGTTTGAAATCCAAGCCCGGGAGACGCGGTTAGGCCCGGAGCAGATTACTCGTGATATTCCCGGAGCAACTGAAGACGAGCTGAGGAATCTGGATGAGTTTGGAATTGTGCGGATCGGAGCGGAGGTTGGTCCTGGTGATATCCTTGTGGGCAGGATTACCCCCAAGGGGGAAACTGAATACACTCCAGAAGAACGGCTTTTGAGAGCGATTTTCGGAGAGAAGGCAGCAAATGTAAAGGATACATCATTACGGGTGGAACCCGGGGTTTTTGGGACAGTAATTGATCGGCGAATTCTCTCCCGGAAACTTAATGACCGACTTTCCCGCCGGCTGGAAAAGGAACGGGTGAATGAGGCAGAAAATCGTTATGAGGTGAAGAAAGAGTTTTTCCGCCAGCGGCGCGATGAGAAGTTGAGGGCATTACTTAAAGGGCATAAGGCAGCAGCCAATGCCCGGACAAGCAAGGGGAAGATTGTTCATAAAGCCGGGCTGGTAATGGATGATGAGTTTCTTAATTCGGAAGAATTTTCCAATGTTGTTAACTTTGAGCAGCTGTTGGTCAATCCCAGACTCCAGGATGAAATACGGCAGGTACTGAAGGAATATGATGACGCGCTAACCAAGGCTCAGGCGGAAAAGAGAAATGAAGAGGAAAGGGCAACGCGGGGTGACGAACTGCCTCATGGTGTATTGCAGTCCGTGACGATTTTTATTGCCCAGAAGCGGCGACTGGCGGTTGGTGACAAATTCGCCGGGCGGCATGGTAACAAGGGAGTGGTCTCCAAAATTTTGCCGGTTGAAGATATGCCCTATGTTGCTGTTAATCCCCAGGAAGCCGAGAGCAATACGATCAAAGAAATGCGTGGATTGCCAGTTGATATGGTCCTGAATCCGCTGGGCGTGCCGTCGCGAATGAACTTAGGGCAGGTTTTAGAGGCACATCTGGGCTGGGCGGCACGGGTTCTGGGATATCAGGCGGTGTGTCCGGTTTTTGAAAGCGCAACCCCCGAGGAAATCAAAGAGGAGTTGAAGAGAGCCGGATTGCCGGCAGATGGTAAGATTGTCTTGTACGACGGCCGAACCGGAGAGCCGTTCAAGGGAAAGGTTACGGTAGGTGTAATGTACATGATGAAGCTGATTCATATGGTAGATGATAAAATCCATGCCCGCTCAACCGGTAAATATTCATTAATTACTCAGCAGCCGCTGGGTGGTAAGGCGCAATTTGGCGGACAGCGTTTTGGCGAGATGGAAGTATGGGCTCTTGAGGCTTATGGTGCAGCGCATGCTTTACAGGAGATGCTGACGATTAAGTCTGATGATGTGGAGGGGAGAAGCGCACTTTATGAGGCACTGATCCGGGGCAAAAACCCACCGCGTCCCAAGGCGCCAGCTTCATTTGCGGTTCTGATTAAGGAGTTACAGGGTTTGGGATTGGAACTGATTCCGGAAAGGGAAAAGAAAATATAATAATGCGGGGAATTTTTGAGGTGAGGAGGTCGGATGAGCAGTGAAAGAGAATTCGTGTATGATTTTGATTCACTTCGGTTAAGACTTGCGTCACCAGAAACAATAAGGAGCTGGTCGAGTGGTGAGGTAATTAAACCGGAAACGATTAATTATCGCACTCAGAAGCCGGAAAAGGATGGTCTGTTCTGTGAGCGAATTTTTGGACCCGTAAAAGATTATGAATGCAACTGCGGTAAGTACAAGCGAGTTAGGTACAAAGGTATTGTCTGTGACCGATGTGGAGTGGAGGTGACGCTTTCTTCGGTGCGGCGCCATCGCATGGGACATATCGAACTGGCGGTACCGGTTGCACATACGCTCTTTTATCAGGTGCCGCCATCGAAGATTGGATTAATACTGGATTTGACGATTAATCAGGTGGAGACAATTCTTAATTATGAAGTCTACATCGTCATTCAGCCAGGTGCTTCACCTTTCAAAAAAATGGATCTCTTAGATGAAGAACAATACCGGGAGGCACTCGAAAGAAGGTACGACGGATTTGAAGCTGATACTGGTGCAGTTGCGCTTAAAAAGCTGCTTGCTTTGATTGAGCTTGATGATTTAGCAGCTGATTTGAGGGCAAGAATAAAGCACGAGACTTCGCGGCGGTTCAGCCTGCTGCGCCGTCTGCGGGTAGTGGAGGCATTTCGTAATTCGGGAGCCAGACCGGAATGGATGATTCTGGATGTTCTTCCAGTGATTCCGCCAGACTTGCGACCACTGGTGCCACTGGAGGGGGGGCGTTATGCGACTTCAGATTTGAATGATCTCTATAAGCGGGTCATAGTGCGTAACAACCGGCTGAAACATCTTATGTCCATTCGGACTCCTGAGATTATTCTCAAGAATGAAAAGCGGATGCTCCAGGATGCAGTTGATGCGCTATTTTTGAATGAATCGCGTCCCAAACCGGTGAGGGGTAAAGCCGGGCGTCCCTTGAAATCACTCTGCGAAGCATTGCGGGGTAAGCAGGGAAGATTCCGGCGCAATCTGCTCGGTAAAAGGGTTGATTACTCAGGGAGATCGGTAATTGTGGTTGACCCGACTTTAAAGTTGCATCAATGCAGTCTTCCCAAGGAGATGGCACTGGAGCTCTTTAAACCGATGATTCTGAGACGACTGGAAGAACGTAAGCTTGCCGACAGTGAACGGGGTGCCAAACTTATGTATCGGCAGGAGGCACCGGAAGTGTGGGAAGTACTGGAGGAGGTTACAAAGGACCATCCTGTGCTGCTGAACCGGGCACCCACACTGCATCGTGTTTCAATCGAGGCCTTTTATCCGGTGTTATCTGAACATCGAGCGATTGGGATTCATCCCCTGGTTTGTCCGCCGTTTAATGCTGATTTTGATGGTGATACGATGTCGGTGCATGTTCCTGTGACTCCTGAAGGGATTCTGGAAGCAGCAGTTTTGATGCTGGCACCGCATAATATTCTGTCCCCAGCACACGGAAAACCATTGATGGTTCCATCACAGGATATTGTTGCCGGGATATACTATATTACTAAAACAAAACCCGGAGAACCCAAACCTGCTGGTTCGTTTGATGATTTTCATACCGTGCGCTCGGCATTTGATCTCAACGAATTTGATCTCCACGAATGGATTAATTTTCGATATCAGGGTAAGCTTATTCTGACAACAATAGGCCGTGTGCTGTTTAATGCCGTACTGCCCGAAGGGCTTCGATTTGTAAATGATACCGTTCCCAAGGAAAAACTCGTTGGGCTAATCGACCGGTGTGCACGGACACTGGGGCTTGATGTTACTGTAAAGCTTCTGGATGATCTGAAGGATCTGGGTTTTGAGATGGCAACTAAATCCGGATTGTCGATTGGAATGGATGATGTTGTGGTGCCAAAGGAAAAGCAGAAGATACTGGAACGCAGTGACGAAGAAGTAAGGAAGGTCCAGAAGGCGTATGATCGGGGATTGATGACTGAATCAGAAAAATACAACAAGATTGTTAACATCTGGACACTAGCGACTGCGGAGGTTGAGGAAGCACTGATGGGGAGATTGCGTCAGGACCAGGATGGTTTTAACCCAGTCTTTATGCTGATTGATTCCGGGGCACGCGGTTCCCGGACGCAGGCAGCGCAGCTGGGTGGAATGCGAGGGTTGATGGCAAAGCCTCAGAGGAGAACCGTGGGAGAGGAAGTTATAGAAACGCCAATCAAAAGTTCCTTCCGTGAAGGGCTCTCAGTGTGGGAGTACTTCATTTCCACCCATGGTGCACGCAAGGGATTGACCGACACTGCCCTAAAGACGGCGGAAGCGGGGTATCTCACCCGCAGGCTCGTTGATGTAGCACAGGATGTGGTCATTACAATGGAGGATTGCGGGACAATTGTCGGCCAAGAGGTCACTGCGCTGCGTGAAGGAACTGATATTATTGAGCCGCTGAATGAGCGGATTGCCGGTCGTTTTGCGCTGGATGATATCGTGAATCCGGTGACCAAGGAGGTAATTGTCCGGGCCGGTGAGGAAATCACTGATCAGGCAGCTGAGGAAATCGAAAATTGCGGTATTGAAATGGTAAGGGTGCGTTCCGTTCTAACCTGTGAGGCTCCCAATGGTTTGTGTGTGAAGTGTTATGGTCGCAACATGGCGACAGGGAGAATCGTTGAAATCGGCGAGGCAGTTGGTATTGTGGCAGCGCAGTCAATCGGTGAGCCCGGGACACAGTTAACGCTGAAGACTTTCCATGTTGGTGGTGTAGCCGCACGGGTTGCTGAACAGACAAAGGCATTTGCACGTTTCGCGGGGAAAATCAAATTTGAGAATCTGACTGTCAGCAGACGCAGCGATGGGGAATCGACAACTTTGGTGCAGGGGAAGATAATGTTACTGTCAGCGGAGCGTCAGATCCCATACAGCGTGCCGGTGGGAGCGCTGATTCGAGTGGAAGATGGACAGGAAGTTAAGGAAGGTGATGTTTTGTTTGAATGGGAACCTTATTCCATTTCGCTTCTTGCCCAAGTTAAAGGGAAGATAAAATTTAGAGATATCGAAGTAGGGAGAACACTCAGGGAAGATATAGATGAACAGACCGATCGAATGCAGAGGATAATTATCGAAGACCGGTTGCGGAAACTGCACCCAATGATTGAGCTTGTGGATGAACGGGGTAAGGTGGCAGATCGATGCCCGCTCCCGGCCGGGTCATATTTAATGGTTGAAGAGGGGCAGAGTGTGTTGCCGGGTGATGTGCTGGCGAGGCTCGTCCGGGAGATGGCGCGAACCCGGGATATTACTGGCGGTCTTCCCAAAGTAGCGGAGCTGTTCGAGGCAAAGAGAGTTAAATCGCCAGCGGTAATTTCAGAAATCGATGGGACGGTTGAGGTTGGTGAACCCAAAGAAGGTAAGCGACTGGTTAGAGTGCTTTCGGATGGCGGGGCAGTGAAGGAGTATGAGATACCTTACGGAAAATATCTCCTCGTCCAGACAGGAGATCGAGTTAAAGCCGGGGACAAGTTGTGTGAAGGCTCAGTTGATCCTCATGATGTGCTTAAAGTAAAAGGGTGGCTTGCCGTGCAGGAGTTCTTGACTAACCAGATTCAGGCGGTTTATCGGTTGCAGAAGGTAAAAATCAACGATAAGCATATTTCAATAATAGTGCGGCAGATGCTACGCAAAGTGCGAATTGAAGACGCCGGAGATTCCAACTTTATTGAGGGAGAAATTGTCGAACGGCGTCGAGTACTGGAAGAGAATGAAAGGCTGCTGGCTGAAGGTTTGCGACCGGCAAGCTACCAACCGATTTTGCTTGGTATTACCCGAGCCGCTCTCCTGACGGAAAGTTTCCTCTCGGCAGCCTCATTTCAGGAGACAACGCGCGTGCTTTCCGAAGCTGCGATTCAGGGACGAGAAGATAAGCTCCGTGGCTTAAAAGAAAATGTAATAGTCGGAAGATTGATTCCTGCCGGGACCGGTTTCCGCGAGTTCAGCAGAATCAAACTGGTGACAGCCGAAGAAGAAAAACAGCAAGAGGAGGCGGCTTAGTAGATTATGGTGTGGCTTGTAATCGGGATTAATTTGGTGTATAATTCTATAAAGGAGATAATATGCCGACGATTAATCAGTTGGTGAGGAAACCGCGTAAGAAAGTTAGGGCGAAATCGAAGACCCCGGCACTGCTGGGTAATCCTCAGAAGCGGGGAGTATGTACTCGTGTATACACAACTACCCCCAAGAAACCGAATTCAGCATTGCGTAAGGTTTGCAAGGTGCGTCTTACTTCGGGATATGAGGTGACTGCTTACATCCCCGGTGAAGGACATAATCTGCAGGAACATTCAATCGTTCTTGTCCGGGGGGGGCGTGTAAAAGATTTACCCGGTGTTCGTTATCATGTAGTTAGAGGAGTTTATGATTGCAGCGGTGTGGAAGGAAGAAAGCAGGCACGCAGTCAATACGGTGTAAAGCGGCCCAAGCAATCTGCAGGATAAAGGGAGAATTATGGCAAGGAGAGGCAAATACAAAGTTCATACCGTAGCTCCTGATCCGAAGTACAATTCGGTACTGGTTGCTAAATTTATCAATAAATTAATGTGGGACGGCAAGAAGACGGTTGCGCAAAAGATATTTTATGAGGCGCTGGCTCTGGCAGAAAAGAAAGCCGGCGAGGACGGTTATTCGATTTTCCAAAAGGCAATTAACAATGTAAAGCCGGTACTTGAGGTTAGACCCCGTCGAGTCGGAGGGGCTACTTATCAGATTCCAATGGAAGTCTCACCGCGGCGCAGGGATGCTTTGGCAATTAAATGGCTAGTAGAAGCAGCTCGTGCCCGGGGAGAGTATACTATGATTGAACGTCTGGCAAATGAATTGATTGATGCCAGTAAAAAACAGGGCGCAGCATTTAAGAAAAAGGAAGATACTCATAAGATGGCGGAAGCCAACCGAGCATTTGCTCATTATCGCTGGTGAACTGGAATTGAATAAAATAACAGAGTTTTTAACAGGATCAATCAGATAGATTGTTGTTCCCGGCAGTTCTCAAGTCTAAAAGTTTCAATTGGACTCTGTTATTGCTGTTGAATGTGCCGTTTGCCAGAGTATAACAGATATCAAGATACCCCGGCTGACCGATGCGAAGATTGAGTATGTCTCTGCTTCGGTTCCAGGCTATAACCGATACAACAGTGTTACCGGAGCGCACTTTGAATTTGAGGTGTTCTTTATTTCTGCCGATACGCTGAGGATAACCTACGATTTCCAGACCGGTTGATGCAAATACGGGTTCAGGATTGTCCAGCCCGAATGGCTGGAGCTGAGCAAGGTGTTGAAGCAATTCAGGAGTAATTTCATCGAGGTTGGCTATGGCATCGATTTTCAAGGTGGGCTGAAAAGTTGACTCCGGCAGTAGGGAAGCGTACTGATTTATTGCATTCTCAAACAACGGAATTAGGTCGCGGTTTATTTTGATTCCCGCTGCATAGCAATGTCCCCCAAAACTAATGAGGTGATCCTTGGTTTTTTCCAGTGCTTCGTAGAGATTGAAACCAGAAATTGACCGTCCGGAGCCCTTACCGATTTCCGCGTTAAGGGAAATCAGGATGCAGGGACGCCAGAATTCTTCTGCCAGTTTGGAGGCGACGATTCCAATTACTCCTTCGTTCCACCCTGGCCGGGCAAGCACCAGTACCCTCTGTTCATGTTTTGCTCCATCGATAATGAGGCGTCGAGCTTCGGTGAAAATAATATCCTCGAGCCGTTGACGAAAGCGGTTGAACTCCTCCAATTGATATGCCAGATTAATGGCGGTGTCGTCATCTTCAGTCAGAAGAAGCTCAAGGGCAAGTTGCGCGTGACTTACTCGCCCCGCTGCATTGATACGTGGAGCGACGACGAATGCAATGTCACGGGCCGAAAGTTTTCGAGAGTAAAGGCGGCTGGTTGCAAGTAGTGCCTTTATTCCTGGGCGGTTAGTTTTACTTAACGCAAGAAGTCCAAGGCGGGCGATGATTCGGTTTTCTCCCACAAGCGGGACTACATCAGCGATAGTTGCCATTCCGACTAAGTCAAGTAACGCGATTAATTCTTCTTTAGGAGATTTTAAAGAAGCCAGCAGCTGCCATGCCAGTTTGAAGGCAACACCAGCACCGGAGAGTTCTCGAAATGGATAATCGGAATCTGGGCGTTTTGGATTTACAAACGCAAGAGTGGGGAGCGAAGTTGTATTTGGTTCATGATGGTCGGTGACGATCACATCAATGCCGGCATCTCGTGCTAGTTTAAGATTTTCAATATCAGCTGAGCCGCAGTCAGTAGTAATAATTAACCTGATGCCATGTTTGATTGCGTGTTCAATTCCGGCACGAGAAATACCATACCCTTCATTCTGACGGTGAGGCAGGTAGTAAGTAACCACGCCGCCCAATTTTTTCAAGGTGGAGACGAGAATTGCCGTGCCGCAAATACCGTCGACGTCATAATCACCATAGACCAGTATCGCTTCTTGATTTTTGATCGCTGAGATAATTCGTTCAGTGGCGAGATTGATATCGGGCAGAGTATCAGGACGATGTAAACGCGCTGCCGAAGGATTGATGAATTCTCTGCACTCCTCAGCAGTTCGGCAACCGCGATGGTAAAGCAGCTGGATAATTATTGGGGGAAGATTGGTAGTTCGGACGAGTTCCTGAATCCTTTCTTCTTCAGTTATAGGCAGCTGCCATTGATGGTTCTGGAAAATTGCAGACACGGTATGTTTATAGCGAGATGAGGACGGAAGTCAAACGAATTGCAAATCACAATCAACGAATTTCATGCTTAATATAAGAAAGTGCTGAACGGGCAGCTTCATGATCGGGATCGAGTTGCAAACTTAAGGACAGGTATTTCTGAGCGTTAAGTAGATCGCCTATGCTAACATAAACAAGTCCAGTTAAGTAATATGCTTCCGGGTTAAGTGGGTTGATTTGTATTGCAAAATGATAATGGCGAAGTGCACTGATAAAGTCACGGCGCGCGACGGCAATCCGCGCTGCAGCGAGATGATGTATTTCCCGGGCTTCCGGAGAAAATCTTTGTAATTGCTCAAATTCGTGTTCAGCCTCAGCTATCCGGCGCATTCCGGCATAAAGTTCGATCAGACTGTAACGGGTTGAGTAGTTGTTCGGGTCATATTGCAGTGCTTTATTAAAAGCTTGAAGGGCAGGCATTGCATATTTCCGTTCTAAGTAGATGTTTCCCAGTTGAGTCCAGGCCTGAGCAGAATAATGGTTGCGATTCACCGGTATCAGATTACTTACTAGGTAAATTGCAAGACTGATTGGGAGCCACCGAATCCCGACTGATACACGTCGGTTTTTGTAAAAATGGTAGAGTTCGAGAAAGGTATAACTGGCAAATGGAAGAAATAACGGAATAGTGGGTGCGCGGAGTCGGGATAAAACATAAAACACGAGTGCGGAGATGAAATATCCACCTATGAAGACGTACAGAAGCCAGCGTTGCCGCCACTGTCTCCCAGCAAGGATGATACCGGGTATTCCAAGGGCTATGATTATGCCCCAGTTCAACCGGGCGAATTTGAGCACCCAGGAGAACGGTAATACCGTCTCAAAGTAATAATTGTTTGGCACTTCATAATTACAAAAGAATAATAGTAGTTTGCGCCACAAAAGCTTCAGGAACTTTCCCGGGGATGATGTGATGAATTTTAATCCCTGCTTGAACCACCATGATGATGCCTGTGACCAGGAGACTTCCTGTCCGTTTACAGTTTTAGCAATTTGTTTCAAGCGCTGGTGAGAAAAACCGAATCCGAGGTTCATATCCTTAACCGGCTGCCAGGTCCCATCAGCTTCCGAGTTGTTACCGAAATAGAAATTAATGCCTGAGTGGGCAGTAAACAGTACCGGGTCACGGGCAACCAGATAGTTGCGTAACGGCATGAGACCAACAACCACGATGTTTGCAACCGCAAATGAAATTGCAGAATTAACATGTACTTTGTGAAATTTAACAATACCCCAGATGAGAAGTGGTAAAAGGATAAGCAATTCTGGGCGGCAGATAACCAGCAGGCCGAAGCTAATCCCAGCCAGCAGGGCATGCCACCAGCGGTTTATTTTCAATAGTAACAAAATGGTCAAGAGTGTAAAAAAAACTGTTATTTCCACATAAAGCAGTGTACCGGTGTAGAAAATCAGAACACCGCATAATGCGAATCCCAGACCTGCAATAACTGCAGTTTTAAGATTGAACAGTCGCTCGGTAATTTTCATCAGCATGAAGCAGGAGATTACTGCCAACAGGGTCTGAAATATCTGTACTGGGACAACTTGGGGACCGAAAAGGCGATAGATAGTTGCCAGTAAATAAGGGTAAAGTGGACGCAGAAAGAACACCTCAGTTCCCCAGAAATTACCCTTAATAATTTCCAATGCCCAACGATGGTAAAACCAGGAATCAATTACTTGGGGTGTCAGGGATGAGAAAGGATGATGCCGCATTTCCAGAATAAACCACAATCGGACCAATAATGTAGCCGACAGGGGGAGCAGAATCGATAAAATTTTTTTTGATTTATTAAGCAATGGTGTGTGTTTTTCCTTCATCAGTCCTGCGGTACTAACATCATGGAGCAAAGGGCAGTTGGATAAGAAGAATGATTGTGGCGATGAGGAGGGTAATAACCGTAATGACAATTCCAGTGCCAATCCACTGGCCGAAATTGATCGACCGCCCGGTATACTTTTCATACGCACCGATTGCCACCAGGTTGGCACTGGAGCCGATCATTGTCAGATTGCCCCCGTAGCATCCTCCAATTAACAGACTCCACCAGAGAATTTTGCTATGAGGCAGGCCAATCTGTACCAGCGTTTTAACAATCGGAACAAGTGCAGCAACAATCGGCATATTATCAACAAAGCCTGAAGTTATGCCAGAAAACCAGAGAAGAAGTATGAGGCTTGAGCCTGTCAGTCCAGACTG is a window from the candidate division WOR-3 bacterium genome containing:
- the rpoB gene encoding DNA-directed RNA polymerase subunit beta — encoded protein: MSIKQKNFAKSRTVLEIPNLLSLQWESFAEFTQFNVAPEQRKVQGLEAVFREMFPVVDEHKNFRLEYVRYEFGEPRYSPEEAIARGTTYALPLKVIFRLVRTGWKKDKLRDTDVGEPEVKDVIEQEVYFCELPWMTVNGSFIINGVERVVVSQLHRSPGVYFSEEEEELSALLVPLRGAWFELVVDKNQTLMVVLDRKKRVSAGTFLQALGYTHADVLRKLFKVERRKLQLGDVLAEDIKIEDTDVTEAKREPVVLARAAERITEGLYEYLTAKGIEEAEIVVSGQPGIDIIVNTLETDKASSKDDAVKRIYLRLRNIVPHSLEVAENMIAAMLFDPRRFDLGRVGRLKLNQRLWLRTSPNQTALDINDIFSIIDRILRIAAEAQLAVLKIECKDRHDVDTIVNLLTESGAAPDKYEFFDRNRIVELWFKSEDLGKLAREILHRAGYKSDLQMFRYGLDDVDHLGSRRVRRVGELLENQFRLALTQLAQNVRERAAFVDDAQLVPQELVNTRVVANAVMQFFTQSQLCQFMEQTNPLAELTHKRRVSTLGPGGLTKETAGFEVRDVHYSHYGRLCPIETPEGPNIGLIATVATYARIDPYGFISTPYWQVKDGRVIMGKGKEVYLTPDEEDRYTIAQATSELLPDGSFAKSEVICRRRGDVVVVPVEEVDFIDVSPKQLFAPSTVMIPFLEHDDADRALMGANMQRQAVPLLVPQKPLVATGVEEKFATESGAVVIAQEDGIVTKVDARRIIVRTEKGLVEHRLIKYRKSNQYTCLNQRPVVRVGDEVKKGDLLADGPATDEGQLALGRNVLVAFVPWRGYNYEDAIIVSEDLLKEDAFTSIQILEFEIQARETRLGPEQITRDIPGATEDELRNLDEFGIVRIGAEVGPGDILVGRITPKGETEYTPEERLLRAIFGEKAANVKDTSLRVEPGVFGTVIDRRILSRKLNDRLSRRLEKERVNEAENRYEVKKEFFRQRRDEKLRALLKGHKAAANARTSKGKIVHKAGLVMDDEFLNSEEFSNVVNFEQLLVNPRLQDEIRQVLKEYDDALTKAQAEKRNEEERATRGDELPHGVLQSVTIFIAQKRRLAVGDKFAGRHGNKGVVSKILPVEDMPYVAVNPQEAESNTIKEMRGLPVDMVLNPLGVPSRMNLGQVLEAHLGWAARVLGYQAVCPVFESATPEEIKEELKRAGLPADGKIVLYDGRTGEPFKGKVTVGVMYMMKLIHMVDDKIHARSTGKYSLITQQPLGGKAQFGGQRFGEMEVWALEAYGAAHALQEMLTIKSDDVEGRSALYEALIRGKNPPRPKAPASFAVLIKELQGLGLELIPEREKKI
- the rpoC gene encoding DNA-directed RNA polymerase subunit beta', producing the protein MSSEREFVYDFDSLRLRLASPETIRSWSSGEVIKPETINYRTQKPEKDGLFCERIFGPVKDYECNCGKYKRVRYKGIVCDRCGVEVTLSSVRRHRMGHIELAVPVAHTLFYQVPPSKIGLILDLTINQVETILNYEVYIVIQPGASPFKKMDLLDEEQYREALERRYDGFEADTGAVALKKLLALIELDDLAADLRARIKHETSRRFSLLRRLRVVEAFRNSGARPEWMILDVLPVIPPDLRPLVPLEGGRYATSDLNDLYKRVIVRNNRLKHLMSIRTPEIILKNEKRMLQDAVDALFLNESRPKPVRGKAGRPLKSLCEALRGKQGRFRRNLLGKRVDYSGRSVIVVDPTLKLHQCSLPKEMALELFKPMILRRLEERKLADSERGAKLMYRQEAPEVWEVLEEVTKDHPVLLNRAPTLHRVSIEAFYPVLSEHRAIGIHPLVCPPFNADFDGDTMSVHVPVTPEGILEAAVLMLAPHNILSPAHGKPLMVPSQDIVAGIYYITKTKPGEPKPAGSFDDFHTVRSAFDLNEFDLHEWINFRYQGKLILTTIGRVLFNAVLPEGLRFVNDTVPKEKLVGLIDRCARTLGLDVTVKLLDDLKDLGFEMATKSGLSIGMDDVVVPKEKQKILERSDEEVRKVQKAYDRGLMTESEKYNKIVNIWTLATAEVEEALMGRLRQDQDGFNPVFMLIDSGARGSRTQAAQLGGMRGLMAKPQRRTVGEEVIETPIKSSFREGLSVWEYFISTHGARKGLTDTALKTAEAGYLTRRLVDVAQDVVITMEDCGTIVGQEVTALREGTDIIEPLNERIAGRFALDDIVNPVTKEVIVRAGEEITDQAAEEIENCGIEMVRVRSVLTCEAPNGLCVKCYGRNMATGRIVEIGEAVGIVAAQSIGEPGTQLTLKTFHVGGVAARVAEQTKAFARFAGKIKFENLTVSRRSDGESTTLVQGKIMLLSAERQIPYSVPVGALIRVEDGQEVKEGDVLFEWEPYSISLLAQVKGKIKFRDIEVGRTLREDIDEQTDRMQRIIIEDRLRKLHPMIELVDERGKVADRCPLPAGSYLMVEEGQSVLPGDVLARLVREMARTRDITGGLPKVAELFEAKRVKSPAVISEIDGTVEVGEPKEGKRLVRVLSDGGAVKEYEIPYGKYLLVQTGDRVKAGDKLCEGSVDPHDVLKVKGWLAVQEFLTNQIQAVYRLQKVKINDKHISIIVRQMLRKVRIEDAGDSNFIEGEIVERRRVLEENERLLAEGLRPASYQPILLGITRAALLTESFLSAASFQETTRVLSEAAIQGREDKLRGLKENVIVGRLIPAGTGFREFSRIKLVTAEEEKQQEEAA
- the rpsL gene encoding 30S ribosomal protein S12, with the translated sequence MPTINQLVRKPRKKVRAKSKTPALLGNPQKRGVCTRVYTTTPKKPNSALRKVCKVRLTSGYEVTAYIPGEGHNLQEHSIVLVRGGRVKDLPGVRYHVVRGVYDCSGVEGRKQARSQYGVKRPKQSAG
- the rpsG gene encoding 30S ribosomal protein S7, with product MARRGKYKVHTVAPDPKYNSVLVAKFINKLMWDGKKTVAQKIFYEALALAEKKAGEDGYSIFQKAINNVKPVLEVRPRRVGGATYQIPMEVSPRRRDALAIKWLVEAARARGEYTMIERLANELIDASKKQGAAFKKKEDTHKMAEANRAFAHYRW
- the recJ gene encoding single-stranded-DNA-specific exonuclease RecJ, giving the protein MSAIFQNHQWQLPITEEERIQELVRTTNLPPIIIQLLYHRGCRTAEECREFINPSAARLHRPDTLPDINLATERIISAIKNQEAILVYGDYDVDGICGTAILVSTLKKLGGVVTYYLPHRQNEGYGISRAGIEHAIKHGIRLIITTDCGSADIENLKLARDAGIDVIVTDHHEPNTTSLPTLAFVNPKRPDSDYPFRELSGAGVAFKLAWQLLASLKSPKEELIALLDLVGMATIADVVPLVGENRIIARLGLLALSKTNRPGIKALLATSRLYSRKLSARDIAFVVAPRINAAGRVSHAQLALELLLTEDDDTAINLAYQLEEFNRFRQRLEDIIFTEARRLIIDGAKHEQRVLVLARPGWNEGVIGIVASKLAEEFWRPCILISLNAEIGKGSGRSISGFNLYEALEKTKDHLISFGGHCYAAGIKINRDLIPLFENAINQYASLLPESTFQPTLKIDAIANLDEITPELLQHLAQLQPFGLDNPEPVFASTGLEIVGYPQRIGRNKEHLKFKVRSGNTVVSVIAWNRSRDILNLRIGQPGYLDICYTLANGTFNSNNRVQLKLLDLRTAGNNNLSD